A single window of Nicotiana tomentosiformis chromosome 1, ASM39032v3, whole genome shotgun sequence DNA harbors:
- the LOC104095857 gene encoding pentatricopeptide repeat-containing protein At5g08510: protein MNQLKQIHAHTLRNGIDFTQFLITKLIEIPNIPYAHKVFDNIPRPAVFLYNKLIQAYSSHGLPSQCFSLYIQMRRQGCSPNPHSFTFLFAACTNRSSPIQGQMFHVHFVKWGFKFDIYALTALVDMYAKMGLLPAARKLFDEMEMKDVPTWNSLIAGYAKNGNVEEAFKLFSAMPSRNVISWTAMISGYSQNGKYANALAVYKEMERDRGVKPNEVTIASVLPACANLGALEVGEKIEAYARANGYFKNMFVCNAVVEMYMKCGRIDRAMQLFHEIGRRRNLCSWNTMIMGLAVHGKGDEALKLFDQMLGEGNAPDDVTFVGAILACTHGGMVAKGWELLSLMEQRFSIAPKLEHYGCMVDLLGRAGKLQEAYDLIQSMPMRPDSVIWGTLLGACSFHGNVELAEKAAEFLSVLEPWNPGNYVILSNIYARAGRWDGVARLRKLMKSSQITKAAGYSFIEEGGDIHKFIVEDKSHHKSNEIYALLDLVTTILKFDESTIDINLDSIVE from the exons ATGAACCAACTGAAACAAATACACGCCCACACTCTACGAAATGGCATTGACTTCACCCAATTCTTGATCACTAAGCTTATTGAAATCCCAAATATCCCGTACGCCCACAAAGTGTTCGATAATATTCCTAGACCAGCTGTCTTCCTCTACAACAAGCTCATTCAAGCCTATTCTTCCCATGGCCTTCCCAGCCAGTGTTTTTCTCTCTATATCCAGATGCGCCGGCAAGGCTGCTCCCCTAATCCACACTCCTTCACTTTCCTCTTCGCCGCATGCACCAACCGTTCCAGCCCCATACAAGGCCAAATGTTCCATGTCCATTTCGTCAAATGGGGTTTCAAATTTGACATTTACGCCTTAACTGCATTAGTTGACATGTATGCTAAAATGGGTCTGTTGCCTGCCGCGCGGAAGCTCTTCGATGAGATGGAAATGAAGGATGTGCCCACTTGGAATTCTTTGATTGCAGGGTATGCCAAGAATGGAAATGTGGAAGAAGCTTTCAAATTGTTTTCAGCAATGCCTTCAAGGAATGTGATTTCCTGGACTGCAATGATCTCAGGCTATTCGCAAAACGGGAAGTATGCAAATGCACTAGCTGTCTACAAGGAAATGGAGAGAGATAGAGGGGTAAAGCCTAATGAAGTCACAATTGCTAGTGTGCTACCAGCTTGTGCAAATCTTGGAGCGTTGGAGGTTGGGGAGAAAATTGAAGCTTATGCAAGAGCAAATGGATACTTTAAGAATATGTTTGTCTGCAATGCTGTGGTTGAAATGTATATGAAATGTGGTAGAATTGATAGGGCAATGCAACTCTTTCACGAGATTGGTAGGAGGAGGAACTTGTGTTCTTGGAATACCATGATCATGGGGTTAGCTGTCCATGGAAAAGGCGATGAAGCTCTTAAGCTTTTCGACCAAATGCTG GGAGAAGGAAATGCACCTGATGATGTAACATTTGTAGGAGCAATCTTAGCATGCACACATGGAGGCATGGTAGCAAAGGGCTGGGAACTCCTCAGTTTGATGGAGCAAAGATTCTCCATAGCTCCAAAGTTGGAACATTATGGCTGTATGGTTGATCTCTTAGGCCGGGCTGGGAAACTGCAGGAAGCTTATGATCTCATACAGAGTATGCCAATGAGACCAGATTCGGTTATATGGGGAACTTTGCTTGGAGCCTGCAGCTTCCATGGGAATGTTGAACTGGCTGAGAAAGCAGCCGAGTTCCTTTCTGTGTTGGAGCCGTGGAATCCTGGAAATTATGTTATTCTCTCAAACATCTATGCAAGAGCTGGCCGATGGGATGGTGTTGCAAGGTTAAGGAAACTGATGAAGTCCTCCCAGATTACAAAAGCAGCAGGGTACAGCTTCATTGAGGAGGGAGGTGATATTCATAAGTTTATAGTAGAGGACAAATCCCACCACAAATCAAATGAGATATATGCACTGCTTGATTTAGTCACGACTATATTAAAGTTTGATGAAAGCACCATTGATATTAATTTGGATTCTATTGTTGAATAA
- the LOC104095858 gene encoding calcium-transporting ATPase, endoplasmic reticulum-type, producing the protein MEEKPFPAWSWSVDQCLKEYQVKLEKGLSTYEVEKRRERYGLNELEKEKGKPLWRLVLEQFDDMLIKILLGAAFISFVVAYLHQDETGDSGFKAYVEPFVILLILVINAIVGVWQESNAEKALEALKEMQGESAKVFRDGYLVPDLPARELVPGDIVDLRVGDKVPADMRVATLKSSTLRVEQSSLTGESMPVTRSIDSLPMDDCELQAKENMVFAGTTVVNGSCICIVVDTGMCTEIGKIQRQIHDASMEESDTPLKKKLDEFGNRLTSAIGIVCLVVWAINYKYFLTWKVVDGWPSDIRFSFEKCAYYFKIAVALAVAAIPEGLPAVITTCLALGTRKMAQKNAIVRKLPSVETLGCTTVICSDKTGTLTTNQMSVTEFFTLGGKTTAWRTFGVEGTTYDPKDGRIIDWNCYNMDANLLVMAEICAICNDAGVFCDGRLFKTTGLPTEAALKVLVEKMGVPDSKARSKIHNAKIVSSYLIDRNTVKLGCCEWWMKRSKRVATLEFDRVRKSMGVIVREPNGSNRLLVKGAVESLLERSTYVQLADGSTVPIDESCRQLLLLRHLQMSSKGLRCLGLAYKDDLGELSGYYAESHPAHKKLLDPSCYSSIESDLVFVGVVGLRDPPREEVHKAVNDCRRAGIKIMVITGDNKSTAEAVCREIQLFSDGENLRGSSFTGKEFMALSSQQQIEILSKDGGKVFSRAEPRHKQEIVRMLKDMGEVVAMTGDGVNDAPALKLADIGIAMGITGTEVAKEASDMVLADDNFSTIVSAVAEGRSIYNNMKAFIRYMISSNVGEVISIFLTAALGIPECLIPVQLLWVNLVTDGPPATALGFNPADVDIMQKPPRKSNDALINSWVFFRYMVIGSYVGIATVGIFIVWYTQASFLGIDLVSDGHTLVELSQLRNWGECSAWPNFTVSPFMAGNRLITFSHPCDYFTVGKVKAMTLSLSVLVAIEMFNSLNALSEDNSLIKMPPWRNPWLLVAMSISFGLHCLILYIPFLADIFGIVPLSLNEWLLVILLSAPVILIDEVLKFVGRRRRWRTKLKAA; encoded by the exons ATGGAAGAAAAACCATTCCCTGCATGGTCCTGGTCTGTCGATCAGTGTCTGAAAGAGTACCAAGTAAAATTAGAGAAGGGTCTAAGCACTTATGAGGTGGAGAAGAGGCGAGAAAGATATGGTTTGAATGAGCTTGAGAAAGAAAAGGGGAAGCCTTTGTGGAGGCTTGTTTTGGAGCAGTTTGATGATATGCTTATTAAGATCCTCCTTGGTGCAGCCTTCATCTCATTCGTTGTAGCTTATCTGCATCAGGATGAGACTGGAGATTCAGGGTTCAAGGCCTATGTAGAACCCTTTGTAATCCTCTTGATCTTAGTAATCAATGCAATTGTCGGAGTTTGGCAAGAAAGCAATGCTGAGAAAGCACTGGAAGCATTAAAAGAGATGCAAGGTGAGTCTGCTAAGGTATTCAGAGATGGATATTTAGTACCAGATTTACCAGCAAGGGAGCTTGTCCCAGGGGATATCGTGGATCTGCGAGTTGGTGACAAAGTGCCAGCTGATATGAGAGTTGCCACTTTAAAATCCTCAACCCTAAGGGTTGAGCAAAGTTCTTTGACAGGGGAGTCGATGCCTGTTACTAGAAGCATCGATTCCCTTCCTATGGATGATTGTGAATTGCAGGCCAAAGAGAACATGGTTTTTGCTGGAACTACAGTCGTGAACGGTAGCTGCATCTGCATTGTTGTGGACACGGGGATGTGCACAGAAATTGGTAAGATCCAAAGACAAATCCATGATGCATCAATGGAAGAGAGCGACACCCCTTTgaagaagaaacttgatgaattcggTAATAGGCTTACATCTGCTATTGGCATTGTTTGCCTAGTCGTGTGGGCAATCAATTACAAATATTTCCTTACTTGGAAGGTTGTGGATGGATGGCCTTCAGATATCCGTTTCTCATTTGAGAAATGCGCTTATTATTTCAAGATAGCTGTTGCTCTTGCAGTGGCTGCAATTCCTGAAGGTCTCCCTGCTGTAATTACTACTTGCTTAGCTCTGGGTACAAGGAAAATGGCACAAAAGAACGCAATAGTGCGGAAACTTCCAAGTGTGGAAACCTTAGGATGCACAACTGTGATTTGTTCAGATAAAACAGGAACCTTGACTACCAATCAGATGTCTGTGACAGAGTTCTTTACATTGGGAGGTAAAACTACAGCCTGGCGAACTTTTGGCGTCGAAGGGACTACGTATGATCCTAAGGATGGGAGAATAATTGACTGGAATTGTTACAATATGGATGCTAACTTGCTAGTTATGGCTGAAATATGTGCAATCTGCAATGATGCTGGGGTCTTCTGCGATGGTCGTCTGTTCAAAACAACTGGATTGCCTACTGAGGCAGCTCTTAAAGTTTTGGTGGAAAAGATGGGAGTACCAGATAGCAAAGCGAGAAGCAAGATCCACAATGCAAAGATTGTATCTAGCTATTTGATTGATCGCAACACCGTTAAATTAG GATGCTGTGAATGGTGGATGAAAAGATCAAAAAGGGTTGCAACCTTGGAATTTGATCGTGTTCGCAAATCCATGGGTGTTATTGTGCGGGAGCCGAATGGGAGCAATCGACTACTTGTCAAG GGTGCTGTTGAGAGTTTGCTAGAACGTAGTACATATGTTCAACTTGCAGATGGATCAACTGTTCCCATTGACGAGTCCTGTCGGCAACTATTGTTGTTGAGACACTTGCAGATGAGTTCAAAGGGTTTGCGCTGCTTGGGCTTGGCATATAAAGATGATTTGGGGGAGCTTTCAGGATATTATGCCGAGAGTCATCCTGCCCATAAGAAGCTGCTTGATCCATCCTGCTACTCCTCCATAGAAAGTGATCTAGTTTTTGTAGGAGTTGTTGGTCTAAGG gACCCCCCACGTGAGGAAGTTCACAAGGCAGTAAATGACTGCAGAAGGGCTGGGATCAAAATCATGGTCATAACTGGAGATAATAAATCCACTGCTGAGGCTGTTTGCAGGGAAATTCAGTTATTTTCTGATGGCGAGAATCTTAGAGGGAGTAGTTTTACCGGCAAAGAATTCATGGCACTTTCCTCTCAGCAGCAAATTGAGATATTGTCAAAAGATGGAGGCAAGGTCTTTTCTCGTGCTGAACCCAGGCACAAACAAGAAATTGTAAGGATGCTGAAGGATATGGGTGAAGTTGTTGCAATGACTGGAGATGGCGTCAATGATGCACCTGCACTAAAACTTGCTGACATTGGAATAGCCATGGGCATCACAGGAACTGAG GTTGCAAAAGAAGCCTCTGATATGGTTCTGGCAGATGACAATTTCAGTACTATAGTCTCTGCTGTTGCAGAGGGACGTTCGATCTACAATAACATGAAGGCCTTCATCAG ATATATGATATCATCTAACGTTGGTGAGGTCATCTCCATTTTCTTGACTGCTGCTTTGGGCATACCAGAATGTTTGATACCCGTGCAGTTGCTCTGGGTAAATTTGGTAACAGATGGCCCACCTGCTACAGCTCTCGGATTTAACCCTGCTGATGTTGACATAATGCAGAAACCACCTAGGAAGAGCAATGATGCTCTAATAAACTCCTGGGTTTTCTTCCGCTATATG GTCATTGGTTCTTATGTGGGCATTGCAACTGTTGGCATATTTATAGTGTGGTATACTCAGGCTTCTTTCCTTGGTATTGATCTTGTGAGTGATGGCCACACACTAGTTGAACTATCACAGCTTCGCAACTGGGGTGAATGCTCCGCATGGCCAAATTTCACTGTGAGTCCGTTCATGGCTGGTAACCGCCTGATTACTTTTTCACACCCTTGTGACTACTTTACTGTTGGTAAAGTGAAGGCCATGACTTTGTCACTCTCTGTCCTGGTGGCAATCGAGATGTTTAATTCTCTCAATGCTCTCTCTGAAGACAACAGCTTGATCAAAATGCCACCTTGGAGAAACCCTTGGCTTCTTGTTGCAATGTCAATCTCGTTTGGCCTGCATTGCCTGATACTCTATATTCCTTTCCTAGCAGATATATTTGGTATTGTCCCACTGAGCCTAAATGAATGGCTTCTAGTCATCTTGCTTTCTGCCCCTGTTATTCTTATTGACGAAGTCCTCAAATTTGTGGGGAGGAGAAGAAGATGGAGAACTAAACTAAAAGCTGCATAA